A section of the Suncus etruscus isolate mSunEtr1 chromosome X, mSunEtr1.pri.cur, whole genome shotgun sequence genome encodes:
- the PRICKLE3 gene encoding prickle planar cell polarity protein 3: MFAQGSRRRRSGRTPPDGEDPDRGQPCNSCQDQCPGFLLHGWRKICQHCKCPREDHAVRAVPVDLERIMCRLISDFQRHSISDDDSGCASEEYAWVPPGLKPEQVYQFFSCLPEDKIPYVNSPGEKYRIKQLLYQLPPYDSEAQYCTALEEEEKKELQSFSQQRKRENLGRGTVRIFPVTITGAICEECGKQIAGGDIAVFASRAGLGACWHPQCFVCSTCRELLVDLIYFYHAGKVYCGRHHAEHLRPRCQACDEIIFSPECTEAEGQHWHMGHFCCFDCEVSLGGQRYVMRQSRPHCCTCYEARHAEYCDGCGEHIGLDQGQMAYEGQHWHASDSCFCCSRCRLALLGRPFLPRRGLIFCSRTCSLGFETPVPRTGHHSWSTSMVSAPLTASTAPFSAVKGASEMITNGTSNKPAPDAGPEEPNCFLRGAPHRHSMPELGLQSVPNPTLRSPSRKDPCPEAGAFGRQSAPRVSFRDPLVSEGGSRRTLSAPPSQRRRPRSPPPGVPSRHRPHRHHSHCPHSSTLGLESDSGSCSSSESSEDDGFFLGERIPLPPHLTRPFSAQGTTPKTPNSMSPQLPQELPPGMPHQAREKNCILA; this comes from the exons CCTCCAGATGGTGAGGACCCGGACCGGGGCCAACCCTGCAACTCTTGCCAGGACCAATGTCCTGGCTTTCTGCTTCACGGCTGGAG AAAGATCTGCCAGCACTGCAAATGCCCAAGAGAGGACCATGCTGTGCGGGCAGTGCCTGTGGACCTTGAACGAATCATGTGTCGCCTCATCTCCGACTTCCAGCGACACTCGATCTCTGATGATGACTCAGGCTGTGCCTCGGAGGAGTATGCCTGGGTACCCCCAGGTCTCAAGCCTGAGCAG GTTTATCAGTTTTTCAGCTGCCTTCCCGAGGACAAGATCCCTTATGTCAACAGTCCTGGGGAGAAATACAGGATTAAACAGTTGTTGTATCAGCTGCCCCCATACGACAGTGAG GCACAGTACTGCACTGCactggaagaggaggagaagaaagagctcCAGTCCTTTAGCCAGCAACGGAAGCGGGAGAATCTGGGACGAGGCACAGTGCGCATCTTCCCAGTGACCATCACTGGGGCCATCTGTGAAGAG TGTGGGAAGCAGATTGCAGGTGGGGATATTGCCGTCTTTGCCAGTCGTGCGGGCCTGGGAGCCTGTTGGCACCCACAATGCTTTGTGTGTTCCACGTGTCGGGAGCTGCTGGTGGACCTCATTTACTTCTACCATGCTGGCAAGGTCTACTGTGGACGCCACCATGCCGAACACCTGCGGCCCCGCTGCCAAGCCTGTGATGAG ATCATCTTCTCACCTGAGTGCACTGAGGCCGAGGGTCAGCACTGGCACATGGGCCACTTCTGCTGCTTCGATTGTGAAGTGTCACTTGGTGGACAACGCTACGTCATGCGACAGAGCCGGCCACACTGCTGTACCTGCTATGAAGCCCGTCATGCAGAATACTGTGATGGCTGTGGGGAGCATATTG GCCTGGACCAGGGCCAGATGGCTTATGAGGGTCAACACTGGCACGCATCAGACAGCTGCTTCTGCTGTAGTCGCTGCAGGCTGGCCTTATTGGGCCGCCCGTTCCTGCCACGCCGTGGGCTGATCTTCTGCTCTCGCACCTGCAGTCTGGGGTTTGAAACCCCAGTTCCCAGGACCGGGCACCACAGCTGGAGCACAAGCATGGTTTCTGCACCACTAACAGCCTCCACAGCACCTTTCTCTGCAGTGAAGGGGGCATCAGAGATGATCACCAATGGCACTAGTAACAAGCCAGCCCCTG ATGCAGGACCGGAGGAGCCCAACTGCTTTCTGAGAGGAGCACCTCACCGCCACTCCATGCCTGAGCTGGGGCTCCAAAGTGTCCCTAATCCAACTTTGAGGTCCCCCAGCAGAAAGGATCCATGCCCAGAAGCAGGTGCTTTTGGTCGCCAGAGTGCTCCACGGGTCAGCTTCCGTGACCCTCTGGTGTCTGAGGGAGGCTCACGCAGAACCCTGAGTGCTCCTCCATCCCAGCGCAGGAGGCCCAGAAGTCCCCCACCGGGAGTGCCCAGCAGACATCGCCCCCACCGTCACCACAGCCACTGCCCCCATTCAAGTACCTTGGGATTGGAGTCAGACTCAGGATCTTGCTCCAGTTCAGAATCCTCGGAAGATGATGGCTTCTTCCTCGGAGAACGAATCCCTCTGCCCCCACACCTTACTAGGCCCTtttctgctcagggaaccacaccTAAGACCCCGAATTCTATGTCTCCACAGCTCCCCCAGGAATTGCCCCCAGGGATGCCTCACCAAGCCAGAGAAAAGAACTGCATCTTGGCTTGA
- the PLP2 gene encoding proteolipid protein 2, with the protein MADSERFSAPGCWAACTNFWRTRKGILLFAEIIFCLVILICFSASTPGYSSLSVVEMILAAVFFVIYMCELHNKIQFINWPWSDFFRTLIAAILYLITSIVVLVEKGNNSKIAAGVFGLLATILFGYDAYITFPLWQQRHTAAPTDPADGPV; encoded by the exons ATGGCGGATTCTGAACGCTTCTCGGCTCCGGGCTGCTGGGCTGCCTGCACCAACTTTTGGCGCACCCGCAAGGGAATTCTCCTTTTTGCTGAGATT ATTTTTTGCCTGGTGATTCTGATTTGCTTCAGTGCCTCCACACCGGGATATTCCTCCCTGTCGGTGGTTGAGATGATCCTTGCTGCTGTCTTCTTTGTCATCTACATGTGTGAGCTGCACAACAAGATACAGTTCATCAACTGGCCTTGGAGT GATTTCTTCCGAACCCTCATAGCGGCCATCCTCTATCTGATCACCTCTATAGTTGTCCTTGTTGAGAAAGGAAACAACTCCAAAATCGCTGCTGGG GTTTTTGGTCTGCTGGCTACTATCCTCTTTGGCTATGATGCCTATATCACCTTTCCATTGTGGCAGCAAAGACACACAGCAGCTCCTACTG ACCCAGCTGATGGACCCGTGTAA